The genomic DNA TGTACCTTGGAAGATGGGCATGCGCCTGGAGGGACGGCACCCGCCAGGGGCACCTCCAGGTCCGTGCACCCGCCAACCCTCGACCCATGCCCGGTCGCCCGCCCAGTGTCCGAAGCAAGCCGGGATCCCTAGCTTGAAAGCGGGAGCGGGCCGCCCGGGAGCGCGGCCCGGGTAGGAGGAGACGGCACATGGTGGAGCGCTCGGAGTTGCACGAGGGAATGCCGGTGTGGACCCATCGCGGCGAGAAGCTGGGCTACGTCGTCGAGGTGACGGACGAGGAGTTCATCGTCGAGAAGGGGATGCTCGTCTGGCGCAAGGGCTACGCCGTCCCCCTGGAGGATGTGCGGGAGATCGTCGCCGACGAGGTGTACCTGAACCATGGACCGGACAGCCTCCTCTCCGGTCCCCGGGAGATTGAACGCCCGGCGAAGCGCACCACGCACTGAGCCGTGCACGGGGCCTCAGGCCTCGAAGTCCACGCGCCGCGCGGCGTCGTCTCCTCGCACGCCCTGATAGACATGCCAGGCGGCGACCAGGTCCTGCCAGGGCGGCCCCACCGCGCCGAAGACGGTGACCTCGGCCGCGTCGCGCCGGCCCGGCTTCGCGCCCGCCAGCACCTCGCCCAGCGCGGTGGGCACCGGCGTCTCGCCCAGGAGGGTGCTCCACGCCGGATGATCGCAGAAGAAGGAGGACTGGCGCAGCAGCCCCGCCGACAACTCGGCGCGCCCCGGCCCGTCCGCTCCCACGGCGGTGACGTGCGTGCCGCCCCGCAGCATGCCTGGAAAGAGCAGGGGCTCGCGCGCGCTCGTCGCGGTGATGACGAGGTCCGCGTCCTCCACGGCCTCCTCCACCGACATGGCGGGCCGCATGGGCAGGTCGAGTGCCTTGTACATGCGAGCGGCGAAGTCCACGGCCCGTGCGGGCGCCTCGTCATACACGCGCACGTGTTGCAGGCTGCGCACCAGCCGCAGGCTCTTGAGTTGCATGGACGCCTGGGGCCCCGCGCCAATCAACGCCACGCGCGAGGCATCGGGCCGGGCGAGCACATCCGCGGCCAGCGCGCCCACCA from Melittangium boletus DSM 14713 includes the following:
- a CDS encoding ornithine cyclodeaminase family protein, translated to MSTLLLTRTDVQHSMDALTLLEEMREAFRAEAAHRDAPPQSVQASPQAGGLVRVSFPGTLPGIPAYTVKLQTASSSGPPASRGVVHLHALDTGALLAVLDAGHLLALGTGVVGALAADVLARPDASRVALIGAGPQASMQLKSLRLVRSLQHVRVYDEAPARAVDFAARMYKALDLPMRPAMSVEEAVEDADLVITATSAREPLLFPGMLRGGTHVTAVGADGPGRAELSAGLLRQSSFFCDHPAWSTLLGETPVPTALGEVLAGAKPGRRDAAEVTVFGAVGPPWQDLVAAWHVYQGVRGDDAARRVDFEA